The Pseudomonas fulva 12-X sequence GCCTATACGGCCACGGCAGCGAAGCCGAGCTGACCTGCAGCGAGGCCGGCGTGGTCGGGCCGCTGGTCGGCCTGGTCGGCAGCCTGCAGGCGCTGGAGGCCTTGAAGCTGCTCGCTGGTTTTGGCGAACCGATGATCGGTCGTCTGCTGCTGATCGATGCCTTCGGCTCGCGCTTTCGCGAGCTGCGGGTCAAGCGCGATCCGGGTTGCGCTGTATGCGGAAGTGCCGCCGGTGCGTGACGCGCCGATCGGGGTATTCGATTCCGGCGTGGGCGGCCTCACGGTATTGCGGGAAATCCGCACCTTGCTGCCTCAAGAAACCCTGTTCTACGTGGCCGACAGCGGCCACGTGCCTTACGGCGAAAAGAGCCCCGAGTACATTCGCGAGCGCTGCCGATTCATCGCCTCGTTTCTGCTCGAGCGCGGCGCCAAGGCCCTGGTGCTGGCCTGCAACACCGCGACGGTCGCTGGGGTGGGCGAGCTGCGCACTCTGTATCCGCAGTTGCCGATCGTGGCCATGGAGCCGGCGGTAAAGCCTGCCGCCGCCGCGACGCGCTCCGGTGTGGTCGGTGTGCTGGCCACCACCGGCACGCTGAAAAGCGCGCGCTTCGCTGCCTTGCTCGACCAGTTCGCCAATGATGTGCGGGTGGTCACGCAGCCTTGCCCAGGGTTGGTCGAGCTGATCGAGGCGGGCGATCTGAACGACCCGGCCCTGCATGGCCTGCTGCGTGGTTACGTCGAGCCGCTGTTGGCCGAGGGCTGTGACACGCTGATTCTGGGCTGCACTCACTATCCCTTCCTGCGCCCGTTGCTCGAACAGTGGCTGGATCCGTCGATCAGCCTGATCGACACCGGCGCTGCGGTGGCCCGGCAACTGCAACGGTTGCTGGCCAGCCGCGACCTGCTGGCCAACGGGCCGCGCGACGTGGACCGCTTCTGGTGCAGCGGCGAGCCGGCGGCCATGCAGCGCGTGCTGCCGCAGCTGTGGGGTAGCGCTGAGCCGGTGGCTGCGTTGCCCGAAAATTAATTGGCTGTTAGGACAGTAAATATTTCTAGAACGAAAGGAACTTGTCTAAAGTCTGTAGCTGTAGCTTTCACCCTGCCTCACTTAAAAGACTAAAAAAGTCCCTCCAATAAGGATGCTCCAATGAAGAAGCTGGTTGGCTTGGCCGCTGCAGTTGCGTTGTCTCTTGGGTCCGTTACAGCCGTTCAGGCCGCAGGCCTGAGCGTTTCCGTCGGCCAGACGGGCGACTCCACCATGGTTTACCGCCTGGGCGCGCAGTTCGATTTCAACAGCCGCTGGTTCGAAAGCAGTGTTGGTCATCTAGGTGGCTACTGGGATGCCGGTTACACCTACTGGCAGGGCGACGATACCGCCACCAACCACAGCATTTCCTTCGCACCGGTATTCGTTTACGAGTTCGCCGGGCAGAACGTCAAACCTTATCTGGAAGCCGGTATCGGGGTGGCAGCATTCTCCAGCACGCGTCTGGAGTCCAACGATCTGGGTTCGTCGTTCCAGTTCGAAGACCGCATCGGTGCGGGCCTGCGTTTCGCCGGTGGTCATGAAGTGGGCATCCGCGCGATGCATTACTCCAACGCCGGCATCAAGCAGCCGAACGATGGGGTAGAGGCGTATTCGCTGCACTATCGCTTCAACTATTAATCTGTAGCTGATGCAAAAAAACCGGGCCTTGGCCCGGTTTTTTTATGCGCGGCTTTATTCAGCGCCAGGTCAGCGATAGATGCTGCCTATACCGCGGCGTTCTTCCAGGCACTCCGGCGCGCCCATTTCGAACTCGCGGCAGATCAGCGGGCGTACTTCATAGATGGTGCAGCGCATGGTGTCGCGGTCCAGGGCCGCGCACCAGCCGTCGTCCAGGCGGCGCATCACTTCACCGCCCCATTCGTCATTGTCGATAAAACGCTCGGGCACGCCGGTATCGGTGATCAGCATCACTTCCAGCTGGCAGCAGCAGGCCGCGCAGGTGCTGCAGCTGACCTGTTCGTCGATCTGGGTGTGGGGAATCTGTGGGGCATCGCTCATCGGCCTAGTCTACGCGAGCTGCGGCGGCGCCGACGGATTTCACGCCGGGCGGGCGGTATACAGTCGGGCGAAGCCATGCAGCAGCGGCAGCATGGCCGCCCAGATCACCGCCAGCAGCGCCAGGGTCACGGCAGTGCCGTAGGGCAGATGAACCAGGCCGAGTCCCAGGCTGGCGCCGTGGGTGAGCAGTGCGAGAACGGCGCCAACCAGGCTGGCGCGCCACCAGGGCTTGGCTGTCCAGGCCAGGCCGTGGCACAGCGTGGTGCCGATCAGCAGCCAGACCAGCGCGTGCGACAGCGGAATCAGTTGGCGCGGTGCGCCGAAGTCCAGCACCCCGAGCTGCAGCAGAAAACTTTCCACCGCACTGCCGAACAGAAACGCACTTATCAGCAGCTTGCCTTCACGTTGCCAGTTGCCCACCCGGATCAGATGCACCAGCAGTACCACAGCAACCACCCATAGCCAGTCGCCGCCAAGCAGGCAGGCGATCCAGCCGATTAAGAACAGCAGGGCGTTGAGCAGGTTTTTAGACACTGAACGTCATCCGGTCGCGGAACACAAAGGGCGCCGATGGTGCCTGGGCGAGCGAGGCAGGTGCAAGCGCTGGGCGTGTCAGGAGATGTCCCGTTCGCCTCGGATCAGGCGGCGACCCAGAGCCAGGCGCAGGCGCGCGGGGAGCCGACCAAGCAGGCCCAGCGCGGCGATGAACGGGCCGGGAAAGGCAATTTCCAGCGGGCGCGCGTGCAGGCGCTTGGCGATATGCCGGGCGGCCTTGTCCGCTGACCAGCGCATCGGTGTTGAGTAGCCGCTGTTTTCCGAGTGCGCCGTGTCGACGAAACCGGGTGTGACCACGGTAACGGCGATGCCCTCTTGGGCCAGGTCCACACGCAGGGACTCGAGCAGATAGCGTACCGCGGCCTTGGCGGCCCCGAAGGCGCCGGCGCCCGGCAGCGGCAGATAGGTAACCGCGCTGGCGACACCGACCAGGTGCGGCGCCTGGCCGCGACGCAGCAGCGGCAGGGCTGCGACGATGCAGTGGCTGGCGGAGAACAGGTTGCCGCGCATCACCCGCGCCAGGGCATCGGCCTCGAAGTTGCTGGCGTCCACATGTTCATAGACCCCGGCATTGAGGATCGCGCAGTCCAGTGCGCCCCAGTGTTCGGTGAGCTTGGCGGCAATGGCATCCACGTCGTCCGGCTCGCCCAGGTCGCCCGGCAGCACCAGCACCCGACCCGGAAAACGCTCGGCCAGCGCTTGCAGGGGTTCCTCTCGGCGTGCGCTCAGAGCCAGCAGATGCCCTTCTTTCAGCAGGCGCTTGGCCAGGGCATGGCCGATGCCACTGCTGGCACCGGTCAGCCAGATGCGCCGGCTGAACGCGCTCATGACGCCTCGCTGGCCGAAGGCAGGTTCTTGAAGGCGTCCAGCGCGCGCTGGCGGCTGGCGCGCAGGTCGACGATGGGCTTGGGGTAATCCACACCGCCACCGAACAGGCTGGCTTGGCCCTTGCTGCCGGCATGCGGGTCGTGAATCGTCTTATCGCTGAGCGAGGCCAGTTCGGGCAGCCATTGGCGGATGAAGCGGCCGTCCGGGTCGAAACGCTGTGACTGGCTGATCGGGTTGAAGATGCGGAAGTAGGGCACCGAGTCGGTACCGGTCGAGGCGCTCCACTGCCAGCCACCGTTGTTGGCAGCCAGGTCGCCGTCGATCAGGTGGCGCATGAAGAAGCGCTCGCCCTCGCGCCAGTCGATCAGCAGGTTCTTGGTCAGGAACATCGCCACCACCATGCGCAGGCGGTTGTGCATCCAGCCGGTTTCCAAGAGCTGACGCATGGCTGCGTCGATGATCGGGATGCCGGTGCGGCCTTCCTGCCAGGCCTGCAGATCCTTGGCAGCGTTGCGCCAGGGCAGCGCTTCGGTTTCCGGGCGGAAGGCGCGGGCCATGGAAACGTGCGGGTAGCCGACCAGAATATGGGCGTAGAACTCGCGCCAGATCAGCTCGTTGATCCAGGTAACGGCGCCCTGGTTGCCGTTTTCGAACTCACCGCCGTTGGCATTCAGCGCCGCGTGCAGGCACTGGCGCGGCGACAGCACGCCGGCGGCGAGATAGGCCGAGAGCTGGCTGGTGCCGGGGCGAATCGGGAAGTCGCGATTGTCGTGGTAGTCCTCGATCCACTCGTCGGCGAAGCGCTGCAGGCGTTCGCGGGCCGCATCTTCGCCGGCGGGCCAGGCATCGCGCAGCGCCTGGCTGGGCGTATCGAAACCGGCCACTTGCTCAGGGATCGGGTCGGCGGCCATCTCCAGCTTGGCCTGCGCCTTGGGCGGCGCTACCAGTTTCGGCAGGGCGGTGTGCAGACGCTGATAGCAGACGCCGCGGAACTGACTGTAGACCTTGAAGTAGGTACCGGTGCGGGTCAGCACGCTGCCTGGCTTGAATAGCAGGCGATCGAGATGGCTGTGGAAATTCACGCCCAGCTCGTCCAACGCCGCGCTCACGGCTTCATCACGGCGGCTTTCGTTGACGCCATATTCCTCGTTCACGTGCACGGCGCTTGCCTGCAGCTCCTGTGCGAGAGTGCCGATCACCTTTGGCGCGGCGCTCCACTGGTCGGCTTCGCGAATCAGCAGCGGCACGTTGAGGCGCTTCAGCTCGCGGCTCAGCTCGACCAGGTTGCGCAGCCAGAAATCCACTTTGCAGGGCGCATCGTCATGCTGCTGCCATTGGCCGGGGCTGAGCAGAAACACCGCGACCGTCGGCCCGGCCTGCATGGCGGCGGCCAGAGCGCTGTTGTCGGTGACACGCAGGTCAGTTCGAAACCACATCAGTTGCAGCATGGGGTGTCCTATTCGAGCAGATGGCGATCTGCGAGGTTTTGCAGCGCCGCCAGCGGGTCGGCGACCACGGTGACATCCGCCGAGGCAGGGGCGCGAGCGACCAGTTGTTCGGCTTCCTGCTGGTTCTCGATACCGATCAGCAGGCAGGGAATGCCGTGGTCGCCCAGCCACTGTTGCAGCGTCGACTGGGCATCGGTGTTGGAGTCGGCTTCGCAGAACAGCAGCAGTGCGCGTGGGCGGCGGCGGCTGATGGCCAGCGGCAGTTCGGCAAGCGGCATCGGCCCGTCGAAGGCATCCACCGGGCAACCGGCGGTGCCGATCAGCCAGGCGCACAGCCACAGCTGGGGCGACATCGGCGACTGGCACAGATTGATCAGCATCAGCGGTTGGCCCGGGTGCTGACGGTTGTCGTGATAGACCCGGGCGCCGAGCTTGCTGCGCAGCCAGCTGTGCAGGAATAGCCGTTCGGTGGCCGCGCCGGGCAGTTGTGGCCAGCGCGCTTCGAGGGTCACCAGCAATGGCAGCAGCAGGTGCTGGCAGAGGATCTGCACCGGATAGAGCGCGAGCTCGGCGTTGAAGCGCTCATCCAGCTGGCGCTCGTCCAGGGCGTGGATGGCATCGCACAGGCGCTCGCGCTTCTCCTGCCACTGCGAAGCCTGCTCGGCAGGCAGCGGCTGGTCGGCGCGCAGCAGGCTCTTCACCTGGCCGACGGAAACGCCGCGGTTCAGCCAGCCGAGCACGGTCTGGATGGTCTGCACCTGCTCGGGGGAGTACAGGCGGTGACCCTTGGCGGTGCGGTGCGGCACGATCAGGCCGTAGCGGCGCTCCCAGGCGCGCAGGGTCACCGGGTTGACGCCAGTGATGCTGGCCACGTCGCGAATCGGCAGGTAACCGGCGGCGACCAGGTCCTGCGGGGTGCCTGGCTCGTTGGAAGTTGGCCGGCTCATATCGCGTTTCGCAGGCTGAGGTTTTCCGGGTGCGGCTGCAGGTAGACCTGCTGGGCGATGTAGCGATCCGGGTGCTGACGGAAATGGTGCTTGAGCAGGGTCAGCGGCACCACCAGCGGGATGATGCCCTTGCGGTACTGGGTGATCAGCTGCTGCATTTCCTGCTTTTCCTCGGCGCTGAGGGCGCCCTTGAGGTAGCCGCTCAAATGCTGCAACACGTTGCTGTGGGTGCCGCGGGTGGCGCAGCGCTTGAGGGCGGTCATCAGTTCGGCGATATAGCGGACGGCCAGCTCGTCCAGATCCTGCGCGGAGAGGTCGCTGAGCATGCGGCCCAGGCGCTTGTAGCGCAGCGGGTCGGTGGCCATCAGCAGGTACTTGTGGCGGGCGTGGAATTCGATCAGCTTGCCGCGGGTCAGGCCCGATTCGCAGAGTGTCTGCCACTGCGAGTAAGTGAATACGCGGGTCAGGAAGTTCTCGCGCAGCACCGGGTCGTTGAGGCGGCCTTCTTCCTCGATAGGCAGGTTCGGGTGTCGCTCGCAGAGCACGCGGGTGAAGATGCCGCGGCCCTTGGGCTCGCTCGGGTGGCCGTTGTCCTGGTAGACCTTGACCCGTTCCAGGCCACAGGACGGCGACTGTTGCATGACGATGTAGCCGCTGATCGATGGCAGTTCGGCGGCGACCTGTTCACCGTAGGCGGCCAGCGCATCGGTATGATCCTGGTCCGGATGCACGGTGCCTACCACGCGCGGCGCGGCCGGGTCGCCGACCAGACGAATGGGCTCGCGCGGCGTACCCAGGCCGATGGCCACTTCAGGGCAGTAGGGCACGAAATCGAAGTACTCGCTGAGCTGTTCCAGGCACAACCTCGACGCCTTGTGCCCACCGTTGTAGCGGACTTCGGCGCCCAGCAGGCAGGCGCTGACGCCAAGTGTGGGTTTTCTGCGGTACTGCGGGCTGACGGACATGGCACACCTTCGAAAATGACCTTGTACAAGGCTTTGTTTCTGTACAGGGTTATTTCATCTTAAGCCTGATCTTGTACAAGTCAAATTTCGTGTACAGGGCTATAGTCATAGAGCCGGCCAGCCCAGCCAGGTTCAACGCCAGCCCATCAGCCAGCGTTCAGCGTTCTGCAAGTCGCGCCAGTCCAGGCGCTGGGCGCGCTTGCTGAGCACTGCCTGCAGCTCGACTTCGAGCACGGTGCCTTCTTCGTCGCAGAACAGTTCGGTAACCAGAAAATGCTTTTCGCGGTTCTGTGGCGTTGCTGCCGTCCACTTCGACAAGAGCAGTTTGCGCGGCGTCAGCCGGTGTTTGGCGGCGCTCATTGGTTATGGGCGATCAGTTTGCGGGCCGCTTCCTGGCCGCTCAGCCAGGCACCTTCGACACGACCGGACAGGCACCAGTCGCCGCACACGTAGAGGCCCAGATCGGCATCGGCCAGGGCGCCAAGCTGATGGGCGCCGGAGGGGCGCGCGTACAGCCAGCGATGGGCCAGGCTGAACACCGGGGCGGGCACCGCGCAGCCGATCATTTCCGCGAAGGCGCCGTGCAGCCGTTCGACCACCTGCTCCTTGGCCAGGTCCAGGTGCTGGCGGCTCCAGCTGCTGCTGGCGTGCAGCACCCAGGTGTCGGGGCTGGCATCACGGCCTGGCTTACTGCGGTTGCGCGCCGTCCAGTCGAGCACCTCGTCCTGCACGAAGCAGCCTTCCAGCGGAGTTTGTAGCGGCTCGGCAAAGGCCAGGGCCACCGCCCAGGTCGGCTCCATGGTCACCCCGGCCACGGTGCCAGCGAGCTTCGGTGCGGTGGCCAGCAGGGCGCTGGCCTGGGGCGCGGGAGTGGCGATGATCACCTGGGCGAAAGGGCCGTGGCTTTCGCCCTCGGCATCGAGCAGGTGCCAGTGCTGTTCGCCGCGAAACACCTCGGTGATGCGGCAGGAAAACTTCACCGGCAGCGCGCCGAGCATGGCGCGGGTGATGGCGCTCATGCGCGGGTTGCCGACCCAGCGCACCTGCTCGTCGGCCGAGGGGCTGAGCACGCCGTTGGCGTATTGGTAGAGGTTGGGCGTCCAGGGTTCGACCCAGCCGCGGGCCTGCCATTGGGCCACCGTGGCGGCGAAGCGGCGATCACGGGCGGTGAAATACTGGGCACCGAGATCCAGGGCGCCGGCGTCGCTGCGCTTGCTGGCCATGCGGCCGCCGCTGCCGCGACTCTTGTCGAACAATTGCACGGGGTAGCCGGCGGCGTGGAGCGCCTCGGCGGCTGACAGGCCGGCGATGCCGGTGCCGATGATGGCGATGGGAGCTGCGTTGGTCATGGTTACCTCACCTGCTGTCGAGTCGCCGTGACTGCCTGTCGTCGACTCGCTGGGCCTCAGGCTACGCCTCGAACATCGCTCATTCAATGTACAGTCCGTGCATGAGCGTCGGCAGTATCTGCAGCCAGGGCATCTACTCTTCAGAATAGGTGCGCCCGACAATAGTTTCCCCCGTTTGTGTCGGCTGCAGGCCGGGGCGCGGATTGTTCCTGAGCAAGGTTGCACAAGGCGTGTCGAATCTTGAGACACAGCATAACGAGGAGTCTGTCATGCATATCCTGATCACCGGCGGCACCGGCCTGATCGGCCAGGCGCTCTGCCACCAGTGGGCCGCCCAGGGCCACCAGCTGACCGTATGGAGCCGGCGCCCCGAGCAGGTGCCGGTGCTGTGCGGCACATCCGTGCGGGGCGTCGGGTGCCTCGAGGATATCGGCGACGAGCCCCTCGATGCGGTGGTCAACCTGGCCGGTGCGCCCATCGCCGACCGGCCCTGGAGCAAAGCGCGCAAGCAGCTGTTGTGGGAAAGCCGCATCGGCCTCACCGAGCGCCTGGTGACCTGGCTGCAGGGCCGCGAGCAGAAACCGGCGGTGCTGCTGTCCGGCTCGGCGGTCGGCTGGTACGGCGACGCTGGCGAGCACATCGTCGACGAGCAGGCCAAGCCCGGCGCCGATTTCGCCGCGCAGCTGTGCATCGCCTGGGAGGAAACCGCCCAGCAGGCCGAGGCGCTGGGCATCCGCGTGGTGCTGCTGCGTACCGGCCTGGTGCTGGCCAAGGAAGGCGGCATGCTCAAGCGCATGGCCACGCCATTTCGTTTCGGCCTTGGCGGGCGCATCGGCAGTGGACGTCAGTGGATGCCGTGGATTCATATTGCCGACCAAATCGCCCTGATTGATTTTCTCTTGCAGCATGAGCAGGCACGCGGTCCCTATAATGCGTGCGCGCCACACCCGGTGCGCAACGCTGAGTTCGTCAAGGAGCTTGGCCATGCGGTACACCGGCCCACGCTGATGCTGCTGCCAGGCTTTGCCCTGCGCGCGGCTTTGGGCGAGATGTCGCTGTTGTTGCTCGGCGGCCAGCACGCGTTGCCGGTCAGGGCGCAGGAGGCAGGCTTCGAGTTTCGCTTCACCCGCCTGGATGTGGCGCTGGTCGACCTGCTAAGCCTTCACTAACACCCGTTCGCGATCCGGCAGGGCCCTGATCGCGACGCCTTCTAGGGATATTGCATGACCGATCACGCCTTACTGCTGGTCAACCTCGGCTCGCCGGCGTCCACCGAAGTCGCCGATGTACGCAGTTATCTCAATCAGTTCCTGATGGACCCCTATGTGGTCGACCTGCCCTGGCCACTGCGGCGCTTGCTGGTTTCGCTGATCCTGATCCGCCGCCCGGTACAGTCGGCCCACGCCTACGCCTCGATCTGGTGGCCGGAGGGCTCGCCACTGATCGTGCTCAGCAAACGCCTGCAGGAAGCGATGAAAGGCCAGTGGACCCAGGGCCCGGTGGAGCTGGCCATGCGCTACGGCGAGCCGTCGCTGGATACCGTACTGACCCGCCTGGCCGGACAGGGCATCACCCAGGTCACTCTGGCGCCGCTGTACCCGCAGTTCGCCGACAGCACCACTACCACGGTGATCGAAGAAGCCAAGCGTGTGGTGCGCGAGCGCAAGCTGCCGATCCGCTTCTCGATTCTGCCGCCGTTCTTCCAGGACCCGGATTACATCGAGGCCCTGGCCGACAGCGCCCGACCGTATCTGGAAAAGGACTTCGATCACCTGCTGCTGAGCTTTCACGGTTTGCCGGAGCGCCACCTGCGTAAGCTCGATGCGACCAATCACTGTCTGCGCGGGCCGGACTGCTGCCGCACGGCGTCGCCCGAGGTGCTCGCCACCTGCTACCGCGCCCAGTGCATGCGCAGCGCCGAAGCCTTCGCCACGCGCATGGGCCTGCGTCCGGAGCAGTGGTCGGTGTCGTTCCAGTCGCGCCTGGGCCGGGACAAGTGGATCGAGCCCTACACCGAGGCGCGTCTCGACGAACTGGCCGCGCAAGGGGTGAAAAAGCTCTTGGTGATGTGCCCGGCGTTCGTGGCTGACTGCATCGAAACTCTAGAGGAAATCGGCGACCGTGGCCGCGAGCAGTTCGTCGAGGCCGGCGGTGAAAGCCTGGAGCTGGTGCCCTGCCTGAACGATCATCCGAGCTGGGTGGCGGCACTCAAAAGGCTTTGCGAGCGAGCCCCGCAGAGCGTGTAGAAAAATGCCCGGTCATAACCGGGCATTTTTCTTTGCTTCTCAGATGTCGGGCGCCTCGTCGGCACTCTTCTTCTTCCAGCCATCATTGCCGGGCAGGATCAGATTCAGCGCGATGGCGACGATGGCGCAAAGGGCGATGCCCTTGAGGCCGAAGTCGTCCGGGCCGTCGCCGGTGCCGATCAGCACTCCGCCGATGCCGAATACCAGGGTCACCGAGACGATCACCAGGTTGCGCGCTTCGCTGAGGTCGACGCTGTGGCGGATCAGGGTGTTCATGCCCACCGCGGCGATGGAGCCGAACAGCAGGCACAGGATGCCGCCCATTACCGGCACCGGAATGCTCTGCAGGATGGCGCCGAACTTGCCGATGAACGCCAGGGCGATGGCGAAGATCGCCGCCCAGGTCATGATCTTCGGGTTGTAGGCCTTGGTCAGCATCACCGCGCCGGTGACTTCGGCGTAGGTGGTGTTGGGCGGGCCGCCGAACAAGCCGGCAGCCGAAGTGGCCAGGCCGTCGCCGAACAGGGTGCGGTGCAGGCCCGGCGTTTTCAGGTAGTTCTTGCCGGTCACGCTGCCCACGGCGATCACCCCACCGATATGTTCGATGGCTGGCGCCAGGGCGACCGGCACGATGAACAGGATCGCCTGCCAGTTGAACGCCGGCGCGGTGAAAGCCGGTACCGCCAGCCAGGGCGCGTCGGCCACGTGGCTCAGGTCCAGGGCGCCGAAATAGATCGACAGGGCGAAGCCCACCAGGATGCCGGAGATGATCGGTACCAGGCGGAAGATGCCACGGCCGAACACGGCGACGATCAGCGTGGTCAGCAGGGTCGGCATGGAGATCCACATCGCCGTGCTGTAAGGCAGCAGCACGCTGCCGTCACCGGCCTTGCCCATGGCCATGTTGGCGGCGATCGGCGCCATGGCCAGGCCGATGGAAATGATCACCGGGCCGATCACCACCGGCGGCAGCAGGCGGTCGATGAAACCGGTGCCCTTGATCTTCACGGCCAGGCCGAGAAAGGTGTAGACGAAGCCCGCCGCGACCACGCCGCCCATGGTTTCCGCCAGGCCGAACTGGCCCTTGGCGAGAATGATCGGGGTGATGAAGGCGAAGCTCGAGGCCAGGAACACCGGTACCTGGCGACCGGTGACGATCTGGAACAGGATGGTGCCCAGGCCCGCGGTGAACAGCGCCACGTTGGGATCCAGGCCGGTGATCAGCGGCATCAGCACCAGCGCGCCAAAGGCTACGAAGAGCATCTGCGCGCCGGACAGCACCTGCCGCCACAGCGGATCGTTGAATTCGTCGCGCATCGATCAGGCGTCCTTCTGCTTGGTGCCGAAGATCTTGTCGCCGGCATCGCCGAGGCCCGGGATGATGTAGCCGTGCTCGTTGAGGCGCTGGTCGATGGACGCGGTGTAGATCTGCACGTCCGGGTGCGCCTCGTTCACCGCTTTGATGCCTTCAGGCGCGGCGACCAGCACCATGGCGCGGATTTCCTTGCAGCCTGCTTTCTTCAGCAGGTCGATGGTGGCGACCATGGAGCTGCCGGTGGCGAGCATCGGGTCGATGATCATCGCCAGGCGCTCGTTGATTTCCGGTACCAGTTTTTCCAGGTAGGTGTGGGCCTGCAGGGTTTCTTCGTTGCGGGCCACGCCGACGGCGCTGACCTTGGCGCCCGGGATCAGGCTGAGCACGCCGTCGAGCATGCCGATGCCGGCACGCAGGATCGGCACCACGGTGATCTTCTTGCCGGAGATCTTCTCGACCTGCACGGGACCCGCCCAGCCTTCGATTTCATAGGTTTCCAGGCGCAGGTCCTTGGTCGCCTCATAAGTGAGCAGGGCGCCCACTTCCTGGGCCAGCTCGCGGAAGTTCTTGGTACTGATATCCGCGCGGCGCATGAGGCCGATCTTGTGGCGAATCAGCGGGTGGCGGATCTCGAGGACGGGCATTGCGGGGTCTCCGGCAAAAATGGGCAAAAAACACGCTAGATTAAAGCATTGCATCGCAACTTGGCGCAGCGGATATGGAACTTTTTGCATTCGCCGAGCAACGGCTGTGCCATCTGTCGCGTGTTGATGCCGGCGCTTGCGCCTTGCCGAGCGGATGCGTAACGTTGCCGGCTTTTTTCTGACCCGGTGATCAACTCCTGCGCCGGGGCCACCCATGCGGTGCATGCCAGCCCGCCTACGAGGACACGATATGTCTGCCGATCTCGCTCACATCCGCCAGGTAATGGCCGAAGCCGACTGCCTGTACAGCGAAGCCGACGTGGAAGCCGCCATCACCCGCGTCGCCGCCGCCATCAACGCCGACCTGGCCGAGCGCAACCCGGTGGTGTTCTGCGTGATGAACGGCGGGCTGATCTTCTCCGGCAAGCTGCTCACCCAGCTCGACTTCCCCCTGGAAGCCAGTTACCTGCACGCCAGCCGCTACCGCAA is a genomic window containing:
- the murI gene encoding glutamate racemase — encoded protein: MRDAPIGVFDSGVGGLTVLREIRTLLPQETLFYVADSGHVPYGEKSPEYIRERCRFIASFLLERGAKALVLACNTATVAGVGELRTLYPQLPIVAMEPAVKPAAAATRSGVVGVLATTGTLKSARFAALLDQFANDVRVVTQPCPGLVELIEAGDLNDPALHGLLRGYVEPLLAEGCDTLILGCTHYPFLRPLLEQWLDPSISLIDTGAAVARQLQRLLASRDLLANGPRDVDRFWCSGEPAAMQRVLPQLWGSAEPVAALPEN
- a CDS encoding acyloxyacyl hydrolase; this encodes MKKLVGLAAAVALSLGSVTAVQAAGLSVSVGQTGDSTMVYRLGAQFDFNSRWFESSVGHLGGYWDAGYTYWQGDDTATNHSISFAPVFVYEFAGQNVKPYLEAGIGVAAFSSTRLESNDLGSSFQFEDRIGAGLRFAGGHEVGIRAMHYSNAGIKQPNDGVEAYSLHYRFNY
- a CDS encoding YkgJ family cysteine cluster protein; the protein is MSDAPQIPHTQIDEQVSCSTCAACCCQLEVMLITDTGVPERFIDNDEWGGEVMRRLDDGWCAALDRDTMRCTIYEVRPLICREFEMGAPECLEERRGIGSIYR
- a CDS encoding DUF2878 domain-containing protein — its product is MSKNLLNALLFLIGWIACLLGGDWLWVVAVVLLVHLIRVGNWQREGKLLISAFLFGSAVESFLLQLGVLDFGAPRQLIPLSHALVWLLIGTTLCHGLAWTAKPWWRASLVGAVLALLTHGASLGLGLVHLPYGTAVTLALLAVIWAAMLPLLHGFARLYTARPA
- a CDS encoding SDR family NAD(P)-dependent oxidoreductase gives rise to the protein MSAFSRRIWLTGASSGIGHALAKRLLKEGHLLALSARREEPLQALAERFPGRVLVLPGDLGEPDDVDAIAAKLTEHWGALDCAILNAGVYEHVDASNFEADALARVMRGNLFSASHCIVAALPLLRRGQAPHLVGVASAVTYLPLPGAGAFGAAKAAVRYLLESLRVDLAQEGIAVTVVTPGFVDTAHSENSGYSTPMRWSADKAARHIAKRLHARPLEIAFPGPFIAALGLLGRLPARLRLALGRRLIRGERDIS
- the phrB gene encoding deoxyribodipyrimidine photo-lyase, with amino-acid sequence MQLMWFRTDLRVTDNSALAAAMQAGPTVAVFLLSPGQWQQHDDAPCKVDFWLRNLVELSRELKRLNVPLLIREADQWSAAPKVIGTLAQELQASAVHVNEEYGVNESRRDEAVSAALDELGVNFHSHLDRLLFKPGSVLTRTGTYFKVYSQFRGVCYQRLHTALPKLVAPPKAQAKLEMAADPIPEQVAGFDTPSQALRDAWPAGEDAARERLQRFADEWIEDYHDNRDFPIRPGTSQLSAYLAAGVLSPRQCLHAALNANGGEFENGNQGAVTWINELIWREFYAHILVGYPHVSMARAFRPETEALPWRNAAKDLQAWQEGRTGIPIIDAAMRQLLETGWMHNRLRMVVAMFLTKNLLIDWREGERFFMRHLIDGDLAANNGGWQWSASTGTDSVPYFRIFNPISQSQRFDPDGRFIRQWLPELASLSDKTIHDPHAGSKGQASLFGGGVDYPKPIVDLRASRQRALDAFKNLPSASEAS
- a CDS encoding MerR family transcriptional regulator, whose amino-acid sequence is MSRPTSNEPGTPQDLVAAGYLPIRDVASITGVNPVTLRAWERRYGLIVPHRTAKGHRLYSPEQVQTIQTVLGWLNRGVSVGQVKSLLRADQPLPAEQASQWQEKRERLCDAIHALDERQLDERFNAELALYPVQILCQHLLLPLLVTLEARWPQLPGAATERLFLHSWLRSKLGARVYHDNRQHPGQPLMLINLCQSPMSPQLWLCAWLIGTAGCPVDAFDGPMPLAELPLAISRRRPRALLLFCEADSNTDAQSTLQQWLGDHGIPCLLIGIENQQEAEQLVARAPASADVTVVADPLAALQNLADRHLLE
- a CDS encoding YbgA family protein, which codes for MSVSPQYRRKPTLGVSACLLGAEVRYNGGHKASRLCLEQLSEYFDFVPYCPEVAIGLGTPREPIRLVGDPAAPRVVGTVHPDQDHTDALAAYGEQVAAELPSISGYIVMQQSPSCGLERVKVYQDNGHPSEPKGRGIFTRVLCERHPNLPIEEEGRLNDPVLRENFLTRVFTYSQWQTLCESGLTRGKLIEFHARHKYLLMATDPLRYKRLGRMLSDLSAQDLDELAVRYIAELMTALKRCATRGTHSNVLQHLSGYLKGALSAEEKQEMQQLITQYRKGIIPLVVPLTLLKHHFRQHPDRYIAQQVYLQPHPENLSLRNAI
- a CDS encoding TIGR02450 family Trp-rich protein, translated to MSAAKHRLTPRKLLLSKWTAATPQNREKHFLVTELFCDEEGTVLEVELQAVLSKRAQRLDWRDLQNAERWLMGWR
- a CDS encoding NAD(P)/FAD-dependent oxidoreductase, with the protein product MTNAAPIAIIGTGIAGLSAAEALHAAGYPVQLFDKSRGSGGRMASKRSDAGALDLGAQYFTARDRRFAATVAQWQARGWVEPWTPNLYQYANGVLSPSADEQVRWVGNPRMSAITRAMLGALPVKFSCRITEVFRGEQHWHLLDAEGESHGPFAQVIIATPAPQASALLATAPKLAGTVAGVTMEPTWAVALAFAEPLQTPLEGCFVQDEVLDWTARNRSKPGRDASPDTWVLHASSSWSRQHLDLAKEQVVERLHGAFAEMIGCAVPAPVFSLAHRWLYARPSGAHQLGALADADLGLYVCGDWCLSGRVEGAWLSGQEAARKLIAHNQ